The DNA region TTATAATGAATTATTAGTCGTTGATGTCATCTAGTACACCCTTTGtttctagtctctctctctcaggaatACCTATCTGACCCATTCATTTTTAGGGAAGGAAATTTCTTCATCTCCCTAAATAGCAAGTTTGTGTCCTGCTCATTGGGtccatttttgtccttttagTTATAGATAAGAGATGGTCTATTCTGATGATTCATTGTGTTGTGGATTTACTCCATACCATTGGGGTGCAGGCTTCTAGCAGGTTCTAACAAACTGGAAAAACCTCAGGTAATTACCTAGTGAtggactttgtttctttttgagtaCCAGGCTTGCTAAGCTTGCTGGGAGGACCTCTTCACCCAGAGGTTGAACACAAGATAATGGGTTTTATGAAGACTGTCTGCTAAAGTCTCTGCCTTCGTTGTTAGGGCACCCTTATGATAAAATCATGGAGCTTGAAGTTGATGAGTAAGGAAGGCTTTATATTGGTTTCTGGCTTTTGGCACAGGAAATGAcagtggaagagaaaaagataatCAAGCACCTGGACAAGTGTGACTTCACAGAGATCCACAAGTACTTTGTTGACAAAAATGAAGCCCGAAAAGCTTTGCCCAAAGAGGAGAAACAGGTCAGGATGCATTCTAAAATTTTAGAGTTGTTCATTTATTGATATTAATCCTAGAGGAATTCATCTTATTCATGGGCTCAGCAAGGCCATCAATAAGAGGTTGGTTAGCAGAGACATAAATACTCTGTGTCCTTGAAATCTCTCCTGGTCAAATTTCATTCAGATATATTTTAAGCAGACTTAATTGCATGAAGTTCTTTACATTAAAGATAAAATTAGGGAGTGATTATTTACTTTATTGACAGTCATTTTATAAAAGGATAAGATTCTTTTAAATAGTAAACTCCCCTAGGATGTTTAAAATACTTCATTTACAGACTTTGAGAAACACATATAACTACATAAAACTAGGTCCACCTTTAAGGGGAGGAATGTGGTTAGTAACATTTCTCCTCTGAAGCATGtgataaattaataaaacataATTTGGTCCACTGTGAAATatggttttcatttttcattgttttatgtaAATATTTCCCCAAATCTTTGGGAAAAATCTACTGTAACTTCATTTATTTTTCGTTTGAAATTCATTAAAGTCCTTAAGAAATGATAATCCTTACAAGAAACAAAAGTAGCTTTGAATAGAGATGGGCAAAGCAGTTTTTTAACAATAATTGTATTTGATAGTTGAAGTTTAActcagaacttttaaaaaaaaactagaatgacttttttttccttttttagcttAATTAAATTTAGTTTGAAAAATTCAGTTGTCATTGACAGCCTAACATGACTGGAGGTAACATAGTGGTAGATTCTATCTTATATCCTTCAGTAATTGTACATCACTCTAAGAAGTGTAGACTTCACTTTGGGTTAATTAAGGGGTGAATCTAATCTAAGAAACTTAAACTTATCCTATTCTGTTCACTGCTAATGCCATATGATATTTTACTAACTCAGAAGCtaaaagaagaagcagaaagaCTTCAGGAAGAGTTTGGCTACTGTATATTAGATGGCCACAGAGAGAAAATTGGCAATTTCAAGACTGAGCCACCAGGGTTGTTTCGTGGTCGTGGGGACCATCCAAAAATGGGGATGTTGAAGAAAAGAATAATGCCAGAAGATGTAATCATAAACTGTAGCAGGTATGCTTTTGGTTTAATAAAACCTTCCCATTAAAATTAGCATAAATTCGTGTTTTGAGTTAGGgatggagggtgggaggaggagtcTCAAAGGGATGCTCTCTTAGGTTAAGAGCACATGGTAAAATTTAAGTGGTAGAAATTGAGTTGATCTTGCCTAAGATTTGTGTTTCTAACTTAAAacataaagattattttttaaaaacttattcaGCATTTTCTAGGGTCTAAGTTACATTCAGAAAACTAAAATGAATAAAGAGCATAAAGATTTTATTCCTTATATCTGTTAtcaaaagttcaagagacataatttctgggtaattaatcatttattcTTCATGCTAGCATATAATTAATCAAAGGGTTGAGTGACACTCCTGAATGGCAAAAACCCTTCATGGAATCCACTTGCCCcatttatatgcccttggaagagtgggtgttcctgagggttgCAGTTGCATCTGATTGATTAGCAAGtaatgagagaaaatgaatagTATAACAAGAGGTGGGCCTATTCTAGTGAATGACTGGGGGACttgattttgattatgtcattcaCTTTCAAACCACCCTCAGTCTAGGGCAATCTAATCAGAGAATATATCccccaaacctgagtagaactGGGTGGtgtctgaacaagattgaggagaaagttcaTCCCGTATCATTATCTGCAATGTCTTTCAGATGCTGGCTTGGTCTAGTAGAGAATAAAGTTTCAGAAAGGGATAAATCCGGTGTCTCCCCAATATTAACAATTAGTTATTTGATAATCATTTTATCATTGTACTATGCTTAATGATTATAGTCatcttaaaattttatatatgttacacaTACCAATTCCTCAACATATTTCTGTTGGTcaataaaagaaagcaaatttgTTTCATTAGACCACAgacttaaaattagaagagacttTTTAGAAATAAGCCactctaacctcctcattttacaggtgaagaacctAAGGCTCAAAtaatttctttgaatgtttgtttttgttttttggataaCATGATTGcaattcttgctttttaaaatttaactctTGATGGATACTAAGAAAATTTTCCAGCTCTGTTTTATTCTGtgtataactttattttttaaatgtgtttgttttcttatccCCTATGTCACTCTTTTTCATTGTATTGCGTTGTGTAATCTATTCCCATTTAATGTTATGGTAGCtaggtttatattttttttccatttgtttctaatattgctttttttcccaagctacaatttttcccccttttcaaatGTAAACACggtattattttttgtttttcagggtttttttctaGTTACTTTACCTTAATCTTTTTTAAGGTGTCCTCACTGGCTCCTTTTCCATCGCTCCcgattttctctccctttcctccccctcttcttgcACAATttgttccccttctccctttggagttttgcttattagttcctttttctttccagcTTTTATCTGGTAATttaattcttcccctcttttttttcactttttggtaAGTAgactttcctctctttccctttaagtAGTTTTTTCACTAGTTTCCTAATCAAtaagttttttaaatttcatattctACACCCTTTTCCAGAGataatttctttccctttgtgtattattctattatatattaagtgctttacagttgttatctcatttgatcctcacaacaatcctgggaggtaggtgctattatcattcatattttatagttgagaaaactgaggcaaacagaaattaagcaatttacccaggattacacaattaataagtgtctgagtctggatttgaattcaggtcttcctgacttcaggcccagtgctctatcaagtATGTTTCAAACCCCTCTTTGTTATTAAAGCATGTTTTTTCGTTTATGGTTAAACTTTGAGTTGCAGGGTAGGTCATATTGGGCTGCATATTGAGCTCCATTGTTCTTCAGAACACGTTATTTCATTTCCTCCTGTGTTTTCTTGTGGATACAAAATAGTCTtgtattatttgaatttcctttcgtttgtatttgaaggtctttcttttGGTCCCTTGAAAAATTTGTTGTATCTCAATGCtgttgttaaatttaaccactctCTGTCTTGCACTTTGCAGCCTTGAGTTTTTTTCTGGAGATGATTTATTGATTTTCCCAATTAACAacttgttttctgtgttcaggagttctgggcagttctcttgCATTTTTTCTTGCATTATAGTAATCAGATTTTTTGGCTCGTGATCTTCTGGGGAGAACTATATTCCTTAAATTCTCTCAAAGAATCCTGTCTTAAGATCAAAATATTTTGCTTAAATGGAAAGCATGTtttcacatatatattcatatatacatacacacacacacacacacacacacacacacgtgtgtgtgtgtgtgtgtgtgcaattttattttttacaattacatgtaaaaacaatttttaacatttgtttttaaaattttgagtttcaaattctctttctccctcctctaccccctcctcgagaaggcaagcaatttgatataggttatacatattagccatgttgcaaaaggaaacagactcctcccccccccccccccaaaaaaaagaaagtttaaaaaatatgctttcagATGCTGGCCGATCCCAGCTGCTTCGACCTCGCCGCCTTCGCGCTTCTTGTGCGGGCAGCCTTTCGGAGCCTGCTGGAAGCCCAGGCCGATGTGGCCATGCTAGATCATCCAGACCTGAAACATATTGATCCTTTGGTATTAAAACACAGTCATGCAGCACTTGCAACTTGTATACTGGAggcaggaaagcagaaagctgacaAGTCAACTCTGAGCACATGTCTAGAAGACTGCAAATTTGACAGAGAAAGAATAGAACTCTTTTGCACTGAATATCAGAAAAACAAGAATTCTCTGGAAATCCTACTGGGAAGTATTGGCAGATGCCCCCTCCTTATAACTGATGTTTCTTGGCGTTTGGAATATCAGATTAAGACCAATCAACTTCACAGACTGTATCGACCATCATATTTGGTGACCTTAAATGTTGAGAAAGAGGATCCTAGATCCCACCCTGACATTAGCTTTAATTGCACTATGGAGCAATTACAGGATTTAGTGGGAAAACTTAAAGATGCCGCTAAAAGCCTGGAAAGAGCAACTCAAACGTGATCGAAGGACGGTAACAATCTGCTAGGGTCAAGACGAAGACCAGTGCTCCCGGTCCTTCACGCAAGCCATCCATCCCTTCTGCAAGTCGAATCCCTTCCGTTTTAGTAGAATTTGTATTAATTCCGCCTTTTGTACATCTGAAACTTATGAAACCtgacttttttttacattatcacAATAGAAGTGAAGGCAGTAATGCcattctatgttttctttaagAGTTCTATTCATTTATCCTGTCTTCATTTCATTCAGTGGCCCTCTCCTTTCCTCGTCGTTATTTCCTTACTTTCATCGAGTTATATGCTCTAATAAATTGAGATACTCATGTTCACAAAccgagaaaaaaaaatatgctttcatctgtattcagactcttatcaattctctggaggtgggtagcatttttcatcataagtccttcataattatcttagatcattgtattgcttagacTACAGTTGATCAtagtacaatatttctgttacaatggacaatgttctcctggtttgatcatgttttcttttaatgttatttattgctttttgcttctcttcttaccGATTGTCTTACACTTTTGTGTATTTGGATTCCCAATCAATTGTCTTCTCGTTCGTTTCTTCTTTGAGACTTGCCACCACGGATTCATGTTTTTCAGTTCTGCCAGTTATTACTCCTGtacaggccataaattctgctctcaatTCTCATTTGTCTTTTATTCCACCCACAAACAGTATGTTATGGTTTCATACTCTCTTTAAAATTCATAAGGTCCTCTGTGCCATCTGGtgttaaaatccttttttgttttaCAGTATCTAAGTTGTTTATTAGATTTGATACCCTAGGTCATATTTCTTTCCACTGTTAATGTCTTCCCTGCTGGTTTATCTGCTTGTGGTCAACATcttgagttttcttccttatgagatctttggtaattccagtcttttttcccccttattttccccttttgctcACTTTCtatctgcttcccttcttatgATGGTTTCCCTAGAAACCAAATCTTCAAAGCATCTCAGCATCCTCACATGCTGGGTAATTCGT from Trichosurus vulpecula isolate mTriVul1 chromosome 1, mTriVul1.pri, whole genome shotgun sequence includes:
- the LOC118854036 gene encoding COMM domain-containing protein 3-like, which codes for MLADPSCFDLAAFALLVRAAFRSLLEAQADVAMLDHPDLKHIDPLVLKHSHAALATCILEAGKQKADKSTLSTCLEDCKFDRERIELFCTEYQKNKNSLEILLGSIGRCPLLITDVSWRLEYQIKTNQLHRLYRPSYLVTLNVEKEDPRSHPDISFNCTMEQLQDLVGKLKDAAKSLERATQT